The DNA segment CCATTTTAACCAAAGCAGATTTCTGCAAGATAGTAAATGTATTTGATATCTTGCTTCAAGCCCACTAttggaggagaaaaattatatttattaagagaggtaaaaataaaggtgaagaaattcttcactccCTAGGTTGTTCTTGAACAGCTAGAAGATCACATATTagaataaaaagacaaatagatACTTATACATTTAAGGAAAATGCAGATTAAATTCAGCATCTGAATCACAGTTTTCCCAGCTGTATTTGTGCTATTAAATCTTACAGAAGTTGCAGCTTGACCATCATAACTTCACTGCGTCACTCTGTATTTCATTGGTGAGGCACTTAGGGCTATTTCAAAAGTAacttgagaaaaataaagacattttcccCTCTGGGAATTTCCATTCTTCTTCTGAGATTTAGAAACACCATGTTACTATATTCCACTAAGTTCCACATTTACAGGCACCTGCCTGAAAGCTGTGGAAAACCAAGGAGAAGttaaacaaagacatttttgagAGTCCTCACCAAGGTCTGTGATCCACCAGTGTAATTTAAGTGTATGATGACGTCCACTTTCCGCTCTGGTCTCATAAGGGGTGGACAGCTCGtttcaaagaagaaagctgCATCCACCAACTCCAGGTGCTCCGAGTTGCCTCTCAGATCATTAGGCGACGCATCTAGCAAAGTGTCTAAAGAGTACAAGATTCAGCACTGATAAACTGCAGAAAGACATCCATGAAgttagaaagcaaaaggaaggtgAGCTTCCCTCCCCTGCAGggttttctctttgctttcgGATAGCATGCAGTGATCCTAAAGCTCCCATCAGCCTCTCCACTTCTCATTTTATTGATGGTTCCAAACCCATGAACTGCACCAAAACCTAGGCAAGCGTTCCATATGTGCAGAGCCCAGTAATTTTCATCCCAGTGAGGACTTTCAGCACCAGATCACCCAAGAATTGAACAGTTGTGTTACTGGAACTGAGAGATGTGAGGAGTTtgttctccctcctctcctctcagCAAGCACCCATAACTAACCACGAAGCCCACACAGTTCTCTTAAGGGTACACGAACACCCCTCGCTGACTCCCAGCCCCTgtgcctgccccagcagcagctgaggcacATAGGCAGGAGTGCTGGCCACACCTTTCCATTTGGTGAAGTGCTCCTGCTGGATGTACTCGTTGTGCATCTGGAAGCCTCTCAGGAAGTTGTGGTACTTGGAGACAGCAGGGCGGTCCGTCAGGATATCCCGGAGAGCCGTGGAGAGACCACTCGTAGGAGTGAACATGCATGTAGCCATCTCATACGGCTTCTCGGGCAAGTCTGGCTGTTCCTCTAGAGACATGCAATTGGAATATAACCACAATCAAGAGGAGGCTAGGCACAAAGAGGAGAAAGGGTCAGCCACTCTACCAAGAGTAATCATGTGTTCACAGCTCTCAGCATTGTGTTATTTTTCCCTATGCTCTGCTGTGAGTTCCAGTTAATTTCCTTACATACCATTTTCATTACATATCCATCCCTGTGTCCTTGCCATCAAGGTCTGACTGATGGTGCCTTTCCTTCTAACAAGAATCTCACTCTTTAAGCAAAGCATTGGTTATTCATTAAAATCAAATCACTTGATTTTCCTGGTGCCTCCCACACACTGAGGCTGAGAGCACCAggctgacagaaaaaaacaaaaactgagAAATGTGAGCACAGTTACCCTACCAGAGGCACCTGGAGGAGGGAGACCATGAGTCAAAGGGTACTTGAGATTTACCGATTTCAGTCACTTTGTCTTGGGTCCACTTGTGCCAGAAGTCCTCCGAATTGTCAGCTGCATGCCAGGCATCCAAGAGGTTTTTGGAGAAGATACTACTCCACATTCCTAGGAAGTGGGAAAGGTATAACAAGCAGTGATAAGGTAAACACAAggaagtttctttaaaaaactgcCTTCTGCTCCTTCCACAGCTCTTCTCtaacttttttgtatttctgtcaaTTTTTTGTGTAAGTTCAGACATCTatttcagtggcagagctggctcAGAAGGCAaacttatttcagaagaaatttccAAGTATTTTCCCTTCCGCCACACACATTTTCCCTGGAACAtttcttttgagaaatattACATTGTCATTTtcctattttcatttcctttttcctttgataaagaagtattttcagcCAGCTCCTTCTCTGATTCCCCTCTTTCTTGCCCTATTTCTTCTCAACATTACCTTCAGCTTCCACAATGTCTCAGAGATTTCCAACTTTCAAAACATTTCGCAAGCTGTGGGCAATGGTGATGCTTCAAAAGCACTCATGAAATCATGTAACAActtttttttgccattgcagTTTCATTTTATCTTAGTCCAAATGATAAAACCACCTTTGCTAGCAAGGGCAGTTGAGTGAGTTCAGGGGACAGGCTGAATTCCAGCTGGCTGACCCAGTACCTCTGCTGCCAAATGCAGAACAACAGCTTTCTGGGGACTAATTTCCAGGATCATTAGTGTTTATATTAAAAGCTTGTCATTCCCCCCGGCTGGTGAATCACCTTGCATGAAGCAGATCCGGGACTCGGGGAGCTTCTTCATCAGGCGACCCATGAAGAACTCGCTGCCAAAATCCTCTGCCCGAATGAAGGCGCCGTACTTCAGGAAGCCCACCTCGTATGGCGTGAACTCCACCCACTCTACCAACACACGCACCAGCAGCGTTAGCTCCGCTGCTGAAATCAAACAAGCCTCCAGGCGTGGAACACACCTGCCAGGCGTCAGCCCTCGCGGGCAGCCTCGCTCAGCATGTGCCCTGAGCAAACCTGCTGACAGCCACTGCTGCACCAGCTGTCCCGCTGCCTGCAGGTTTGCGAGAGCGCGGTGTCAGGGTTAAGGgaaaatttaaattcttctttctttttgtgtagCAAGAGGGAAGTTTTCTCGTGGAAGGTGGACTAGGACATGGACTgacttttattgcttttattgcCAACAATGGCAAACGTAAGTTAAGCAAACTTAAGGCTCCAGTGGATCCCATTCCTTAAGAATTCATAGCATTTCTGAGACAGTGTCACAGATCTATGTTGTGTCATTAATCTGAAGTTAATGTCTGAATATGCATGCTTACATGCCCGGAGATCTTTCAAAATATGGACTGTGCCTGCCCAGTTACTCTTTACATCTCTGAACAGGACTTCTGGCTTGGAGTGagaatttaaaacaattcaTTATTTACAGTAGCCCCATGCTGTACCTCCCCAGGTAAAAACATAGGTTCTTTTCCAGAATTGAAACGTTACCTCTAAAATCTTTAGTGGCAACTTTGTCCTTGACGTTGAGGGCAAGGTAGATGGGCAGCGGGTTCTGACCCTGATTCACTGCCCGACGTTGATCAGAAAGCCTGTGGTAGCATTTCTGGATTTGAGGGggggaaacaaaacagacaaaattgGTTGGCTGATAATCAGTTCTTCAAAGACATCAGCTTATAGAGTCTGAATATAGGATATCCACtcaggaggagtgtggccagcaggtcaggggaggGGACCCTCCCcctactctgccctggtgaggtgcctgtgcagggctgggctcctcagctcaggagagacagggagctactggagagggtccagcgtAGGCTACGAAGacgaggggctggagcatctccctggtgaggaaGGGCTGAAcgagctgggcctgttcagcctggagaggagaaggctgggaggggatcttatcaacgTCTACAAGTATCTTACAGGCAAGTGCCAAGAGggtggggccaggctcttttctgtGGTGCCCcgtgacaggacaaggggcaatgagCACAAAGTGCCACACAACAAATTCCCTCTGAAGAGGAGGGAGGACCTCTTTCCCTTGAGGATAGtggagcactgggacaggctgcccagagaggctggagggtctccttctctggggatgTTCAAAACcctctgtgcaacctgctttaggAGAGCCTGCTTTAccagggggttggactggatggtctccagaggcccccttccaaccctgaccattccgTCATTCTGTGATATAACTTTCCTGAGCTTCCTCCTAAATTTACTTCCATGTGCTTGAATAACAGAGGGCAAGAATATAATGGGAACAGGAATAACTGTTGTTAAGATAACAAGCCATGTTCTACCTTCAGTATTCAACAGTAATGAGTTGCTTCACATGCTGTTCTCACTTTGCATTGCTAAATGTAAGTGAAAAAATAGGGCAGATCTGGGTAATTCAGCTATTTCCACATACTTCATCTGTTAAACATGAGTTCTTCAAGACAGCATGTTAATGACCCTTCtagtcaagatttttttttttaaaagcatattgaAAGTTAACATCTACAGAGGAAAATCCTTGAGCTGTCCAATACTAACAATTTATCTTATACATTAAATGGAGATTTTCAGTGGACTTCAGCCAAATCAAATTCTAGCAAATTTTGCTACATAGCACTGAGGTCAGAAATCAACGTGAAATGTGATATGAAACAAGAGCACCTCATTTTATCTGTTTCACCTAGACAAAATATAAATCACGTttacaggattttaaaataaaatagcttttcccCCAGCTATCATCAGTCTGCTAATTTACGTGGAAAGTTTTGATGGTGTCATTATAACAACATCAGAAACTGGAGGTCCTGCAAGATCAAATCTGaagtagctgaaaggcacctgCAAAATCACAGTTTCTGTAGATAAGATGTCACAGGAACTCTGGATCTATATGCTTTCTCATCACTAAATCACAAAGTGCAGTAACTAGAGGCAGTGTACATCTGCAGTAGATTCAAGGTATGACCACAGCTTGTGTAAACATTGCAGCGGTGGAGATGTACGAGCATAGGGCCATAAAGAAACACCTAAGAACCTCAAAAAATTCTTGGACAACTCCAGTGTTAATTTAATTAGCATGCTGGTTATGCCGATTGCTCTAGAGCTAGCCTGAGTATTTCTGTGTTACGTTCAATCACAGTTTAGGCTTCAGTGTAGACATACACTATATCTCCAAGTTTTTAATTGCAGGTAAGCAGTGTTCTGCCTGTATACCAAGTACAGTCTTATTGGCCACGTGTCTCTTCCTAGGGTTTTAATTTCTCACAATGATCATAAAGATCAAGTCACCAActttatgagaagaaaaatgcatagaCATTACCCCGTCATTTAACATGGATTCAATCATGAGCCCCCACAGATCaataaaagatgttttatgTCCTGCTTGGGTCCTTTGGCTCAGCTCTCGGTAATAATTCCTCAGACTTCTCAAGCAAAAAGCCCCCATCTTGCACTTGGCTGCTTGCTTCCGAGCTTCAATGATTATTTCTCCAAGATCCTTACGTGACCAATCAGCATCTTCATACAGTTTTGTCATtgtcctgcaggcaggagacatgatggaaaacagaaaggaatgaagatgctgcttttgaaattcaGAGGATATACTTTGCAGAGCCTTGGTACTTACTGTTTTACCTTTAGGTTACTCTCCTCTTGCCTTTAGACTTGCATTTCTGCTCAGAGCAAGCTCAACCAGTCAAAAATCACTTGATCTGGGATCCAATACAAGCAGCTACACTAAGCtgtctgtgctggttttgtccaACACTAAAATAACCAGAAAGGATCATTTTTCATAGGATTGAGGATGTCTGTCCTTCCAATAAAGTCTCCTCTTGTGGTTAGGGATAAGTTACTTCAGTGACACCAGAAGTATGATGCACAATAGGTCTTTCATGGGTGACCCTGGCATCCGTAGACCAGAGATGGAAGCAGTAACTCAATAGGCCCCTTTTACCCCTGCTGAGATCTAAACCCCTAGACCAGGGGTACTCagactttttaaccagggggccagtgcacggatgcagtggcaggcagccatctgtggctgcttggtttccccccccaacccccggctgggggggggggggggggaaggccGTGGgagggttctgtaaataccgggggccagattgagaACCCTGGAGGGCCGTATCGGGCccgcaggccgtagtttgaggacccctgccctagaCAAAGCATGGGTTTTGCTTAATGCAACAAGGTCCAAACATCAAAATGACTCCTCACCATGTTGTGCCAGACGAACCACTGATGTATGAAACGCAATCCAGAACATGCAACTTCTGAAGACCCAAAATGCTGCCGTACATGGCAGTGAGTGCTCTTATCCCACATCCTGCTGTGGTCACAGCCACTATAGGCACCTGTTCAACACAAAAGAGGGCAGAAAGCATAGgtggaaaagcagcattaagGCACATCCTCATCAAGGGAAAACAGATGTGCAAAAGCAACATCCAGACActagtaaaataaaacacatagATTAGAGATAAAAAAACATTGCTCCATGAGTTATAAATAATACAAGTTGCTGGACATCCCTGTGGGGTACACTAGATGATCTTCATGCTTCAGTaaagacttaaaagaaacatgGACCAAACTCATTGGTTTGAAGCTCCTTCAAATAATTCACTTGAAAGCCAAGTGGAAGTAGACTTTGCTCATCCACAGACTATTGAgctcaccagctgagaccaccCTGGCTGCAAACAGTGCCCCGGAGGAGGAGCTGCTGACAGATGTCCTCACTCCTCATCTGGATGGCGGTGAGAAATCACTTCTCATCTCCAGGcttgaggaaaaggagagagaagaatcCCTCAGCAGTGCCTTTCCTACTTACCTCGTGCTCTTGCAGATCTTCGTCCAGGTGAAGAACATCCTTCAGCGCAGCAGCGACCACCTTCCTCCGCTTTTGCAGGAAAACCTGTTCATCGGCACACAGGCTGAACCCCAGGCGGGCGTCTAGGTTTCTTGGCCTGAAACACAGACCCTGAGTCCTAAGACCAGGGCATAAGTATTAATTACATTGCTACTTGCCGCAGTCAACTCCAGCTATCTCTGCATTTATAGACCAGGTTTTGGACAgtataatttaataaatgagAAAGAGCAACACCACAGACAGGCCTCTGCTAATTGCTGTAGCTGTTAACAAGAATGCAAAtgggaaggcagagcagaaCATGACATACTGTCATGGTATGTTAAAAAGGTTCCTAACAACacacttctggttttatttgctcATATAATTGATTTTTCAAGTTTTGAATAGTGCTGCCATATGTGTAACTGCATAACCACTATCAAGAGGCACCGCAGTTGATTAGGGAAACAGCTACCATACTCTGGTGTTATCTTGTTTGTATAAGACAAAAATACGATTTCTTTGTGGAGCTGTTCTCTCCACCTGCAGGTGTAATAACACACACAAATTGAGAACTACTTACTGAGCTGTGCTAACAGCTCGGAAACTTGGAAGAAAGGGGACCCATGATTTCATTCTCCAGCACTGAAAAAGTCACACCTGGCAAACAAGTGCCTGCAACCCAAAGATGAATACACCTCTGCTTACAACTGAGCCTGCATGGACCCCTGCTGATTTCAAATGACCTTTGTATAGGCGCAAATGTCTCCCAGTTACAGGATCAGGTCAGGTCTTGCTGAAGACTTACTTACCATTCATTTGCCTTTGTGTACAAGTCAATTGTCCTGTCCTGAAAATCGCAATACAAACAGTGTAAGCATGGTCAGGCCGTTCGTTAATCCTGCGCCTGCCTCCCCCACATGATCTATGGGCTGAGTTTCACTGTTTGCAGCACAGCCACGGAATGAGGTCAGCAATGGTCTGGCCTGCGAGAGATGTAGTCTGGGCTGAACGGAAATGGGCCATTCACCCGAGCCAGGTGGGCTTAGGGCCCCCCTGCTTTTCATAGCTGAAAACCTGGTTTAACCTTCCTTTTCTGGGAATGTCGGTGAAAGCTGGGCATCTGAACCACAGGCATACAGATGTGTTCTGGTTTATCTTCTGCTTCAGGCTTTCTCTTTGCAAACAGAAGTCTTAATTGTCGTACCCATTACTGTTAGCTTGCATAGTACATTGATGAACATATTAGATATGTCCTGAGGAAATTAGTTTAAACTCAGAACAGGGTTGAGCAGCATACGGGGAAccacaggcagaacaaaagaaaaaaaacccacttgcaTAGTTGCAAAGTGACTGTCATTCACACCTTACACTGTAGTTAGTACCTGGGGGTCTGACAGGAACTGAACCACTGAACTGTAAGGTGCTCACCACCCACCAAACTGAACCTGTATCGGGGCTGGTTTTTATTACAAAAGACTTGTTCTCACCTCTGCTATTGTTATTTTCTCTTGTATAGGAAGCGAGTTCAGAGCTAGAGTCACGGACCCATTCATATCCCTTTCATTTTGACTTGATATAGACTGGAAACaagggttaaaaaaacccagttaattattatacaaaaaaaaaagggaggggggcggggaagagGTAAAAGCAGTCTCCCTGCCTTACTTAAATACACGCACTTACCATTCCCTGCATACACAGACCTGCACACAGACTCCGGTCCTAGAGGTCCCCAAAGACACAGCAAAGAGCTAGCTAAGCGTTAGTGGCGGTCACGTACCCTGCTGAGCCGCCTGCGCCGCGGCAGGGCCACGGTGAGCGCCGACTGGTTGTACTTGATGCAGTGGAACCTGGTCGGGGAGGTTGGACAGAAGCAGGAGCTCAGCGTGTGGGTCTGGGTTCCTTCAAACGACCCGTCCACAGTTAATGCGAACTTTCTCTCTGAAACAAAGGAGTTTCAAACTTAAGTTCTTCAAAAATTGTAGATAATTTGTTTGCATGGTAATGTAAtacatggtttttttcttaagtaatgACTTAATTTCGATACCCAAATTGTAGGATAAATAAGCAGAGTCAGTTATCTGAGCCTTTGGGTTTCAGCTTTAGAGCTCACAGACGGAACATGCCATATAGTAACTATTGCTATAGTATCGGTGCACTTCCAGGCATACCATGATTGCTGAGGCTACTGCTCTGTTCACTAGATAGTGATTCACAGCAGACAACAGTTTGGGGGGAGAAAAGCACTTTCTTCTGAAAGTCTGAAATTTTCAAAGTACTTCAGCAATAAAACAGTATGTGGTACTAAAATATTATTCTGGTATAATAATAAAAGTGATGTGAAAATTTTAGACTTTTGggataaacttttttttcattgtagcAGAGAACAGTTCTCTTTGGAACCAGTAAAATCTCAGTCCATCTACCACGTTTTCCTTTACTTCAACctgtaatatttcttttgaaataacttCTAGCgcttacaaaaataatgtctGGTGGGTTTTGGCCTTCATATAATAAGCCTCAGATTTGTCTCTTCAAGTAATTGAAAAAGAGTCTTTACATATAGAATAGAATCAAACCAGGCTCAAGGTGAAATGTACTCTGTAAATCCAGGCACTTGAAGGTATATAATCAGCCTTCAAAAGAATTATCTCGCTCAGGCATTTTCATCCACATCTAGCAAACTTCTTCACTGTGACAACTGAGCTCAACTGGATCATCCTTGTGTTTAGGCGGTTTGCAGGACCATCAGGAGATGTCAGAGGTGTTTTAGCAGTTGTGCAGGATACGCACAGGCCTGCAAGTGTGGGCTCAGAGATGGTAGCAACGCGCTGCTTAAAATGTGTAGCAAGTGTCTTTGGTAATATAATGTGTGTCCCGTGTTTCGTCTAGCGGTGTGTTTTATATTGCTATACCTAGAGAAATTTGAAGAAGGTAAATTGATAACACAGGCCCTGTCCTCATTCCGCccattttctttgcctctgaATCCAGAAGCAACAGAAGTTAGCTCCAGTTTAGGACTCAAAACAATTAAATTCCCTGCAGAAGTATTTGTGAAAATTACAAGCATCTGACAAGACGTTATTATAGAGGAAAGTATTTTGTGAGGAAACCAGACCACATGCTTATGACACCACATCCTGTAATAACCTGTATATTTCCGACCAGCTACAGACCCCTGCACAGGCCACTGGCATCAGCCAGATTTTGTCTCACATCTCAAATAACTGTAAACCAGGGTGTTCAAGTGCAAGGCATTGGGTGCTTGTGCAACGGAGTGGCATCCAGGCTCACTCCGTGCATCAGGGAAGGCTCACCCGTGCTGTCCTTGCTCAGCCTCCCGCCGTTCACCTGCACCTCCAAACAGGAAACCTCGCGGGACTGTAAGAGAACCAGGGCAAGAACAAGAGGCGTTCACTGTCAGCAGGGCTCTGCTTTGGGCAGTCCCCTAGGCGTGACAGGGCACGCACCCAGGGGCGTGATGGTGCCAGCGCACAACCCCCCTGGCCGTGTCTAGCGAGGTGGAACTGGGCTTCCACACGGGAAAACACAGACCACGTGGAGGTGAGGGCAGAGAAGGGCTCTGCTACCCCCGGCCTGGGGTAGCAGGCCCTGCAGGGCACACAGCTCGGCTCTCTGTGGGCAGGCGGAGCGATGGCGtccaccccagcccagccgggcctgggctggctcctgcagcaccagccgCCTCTTGGCCCTTGCCTTGGTGCCACCGCACGGAGCCACAGCCCAGTGCCCCTCGTGCTGGCTTTGCAACGAGCGTTGCTACGTGGCAGGGAAAGGATTACAAAATAAAGATTACCACTAAAACTCCGTTAGTAACAATGTTTTCAGGAGGATCCGGActaaaagacaaaatgaaaaacaatcaattaaaaaacagcacttttttttaaactcttctttATCTTTAAAAGTCTATCTTTGGACAGGCAGCACGGCCAAACACCGACAGAAATTCTAGCTGGGCACTCCACCCAATTTGCCTCTCACAGGCTTGAGCCTGAAGTTTGTTTATGAAGATCTGCTGAATGGAGGAGCTCCTCACTGTATCAGACAGGATCATTTTTTGACACACCAAGGCAAATTGATACAGGGATGGCATCATTACACTATTGCCCTGTTTTGCTCGGTTCAAACCTGGGGGATCAGAGCTGAAAAGCCAGTGAATTCATCCAGCATGCCataacaaaacaggaaaaaatattaccatTTACCTTAAAAATCAACAGGACTGATTTACATGCCCATTCTCTCTATTAACTACATAGTCAGCccagaaacacagtaaaaatattttttttaatccattcccacaacaaaaccaaattccAGTTATCATTGTCCCACGTTCTTATGACGAAGCAAACATCAGGGAACCCACAGTAAGGAGCGCGAGGCATTTGGAACCTAAACCTCCCTCGGGTGCAGAATGCCCCTCCCAGCCTGGTGAGCAGCAGCTGTTAAGAGACGTACCcatgctgccaccagcacctggGCTACCTTCTCCCTGTGTCTGGACACCCgctgcagctgcacacacaTCATACATCCCAGCTCCACTGAATGCCCTACACAAGCACCTCCTGAACACCCAGACTTCTCCTCCACTTTATTCAGGCGGTGACAGCATTACAGGGCTGCAAGTGCCAGCTGATGTTTTGCATCAgtaacattttgtctctggcttACATTTCTATAGACCGCCTATTTGGCCTTACACACCTGCTCTCCATCGTGAATTCAACCTCCAGCTCCTCTTTtccctgcaaaagaaaatgaaggtggTCACTGCAGATTGGTCCTCCCGTGAAGGGAGGTACCCAACAGGAATATGTGCTCTTCAGGGGTCTCTATAAACCAGCATCCGCCTTTCATTGCTGCACGTGCAGCAAATTAATCTTCCTTCGTGTTGCACCTGCTATACTTCTAGTATCAAGTACTGCTAATATCACATCTGCTATTGTAGCAGACTCTTAGTTTAGACCTCGCAGGATAAATGTAATAGACACTGCAGGGCCCCTTGCTGGTTGCTCCTCCTTTCTGCAGTCATAGGCTCACCCTGCACCGTTGCACAGCCCACCTGCaattccccttcccttcccctcccacagGCTCCCTGCTCAGTGCCAGCAAGGCTGGATGGGCCTGCCAGGGAATGCTCAGCCTGAGGTGCCCTGGAGGGTGCACACCTAGACTCATTGCGTGTGCAGACATCACCTTTGTCACTTGTAACTGTCTCCCCCTGagattttcttcctcctttgcagGTTTTGGTGCAACTCCCATAATCTTGTTGCCTTCCTAGTGTGACCGCTGAGGAAAATACAGCATGCAAAGCCAGCCTTTCCAAAAGAGGTATCAGATCAAATCAGCACTTGCTCGAGTTAAGTATTTCCAGGCCCCAAACGTTGCCTTTAAAACTTCAGTATAAGTTGTCTCCACCATGTGAAAGTGAAACCTGCTGAAAAACTAACTTCTCAGAACAGCTCAGCTATGCAAGTGTTATGTTCGTTTTCCAAAGAAGCTGAACGCCACATCGGGTTT comes from the Falco cherrug isolate bFalChe1 chromosome 7, bFalChe1.pri, whole genome shotgun sequence genome and includes:
- the LOC102057301 gene encoding cytosolic phospholipase A2 epsilon-like, encoding MLIPQIMCAVQQTEPSPCNLLTVKIIRMKNARKADLLTQSDCYVSLSLPTASVQRFRTKTVQNSKNPTWNETFHFTIQSQVKNILELQVCDEDNATQDDHLLTVFFDVSKIQLGENVQLCFQLNPQGKEELEVEFTMESSPDPPENIVTNGVLVSREVSCLEVQVNGGRLSKDSTERKFALTVDGSFEGTQTHTLSSCFCPTSPTRFHCIKYNQSALTVALPRRRRLSRSISSQNERDMNGSVTLALNSLPIQEKITIAEDRTIDLYTKANEWTQGLCFRPRNLDARLGFSLCADEQVFLQKRRKVVAAALKDVLHLDEDLQEHEVPIVAVTTAGCGIRALTAMYGSILGLQKLHVLDCVSYISGSSGTTWTMTKLYEDADWSRKDLGEIIIEARKQAAKCKMGAFCLRSLRNYYRELSQRTQAGHKTSFIDLWGLMIESMLNDGKCYHRLSDQRRAVNQGQNPLPIYLALNVKDKVATKDFREWVEFTPYEVGFLKYGAFIRAEDFGSEFFMGRLMKKLPESRICFMQGMWSSIFSKNLLDAWHAADNSEDFWHKWTQDKVTEIEEQPDLPEKPYEMATCMFTPTSGLSTALRDILTDRPAVSKYHNFLRGFQMHNEYIQQEHFTKWKDTLLDASPNDLRGNSEHLELVDAAFFFETSCPPLMRPERKVDVIIHLNYTGGSQTLPLEQACRYFTEQGIPFPSFGLKDDEKNLKECYMFDGADTPGAPLLLYFPLVNDTFQRYVAPGMSRSAAEMELGKVDISSFCSPYSTREVSLKAEDFNKLLKLTNYNIMNNENMILQALRMAVARKKQAVSQPVPQAQSSG